The sequence below is a genomic window from Aureispira sp. CCB-E.
ATATCTTCCATAGCAGAACGAATCGGATACGTTTTTTTATTGTAAGGAATCCTTGTTGAGTTGGTACTACTTCCATTCGATAGCGAATAATAACGATTATGCGGCTCTACTAAAGAACCAAAGAAATAATCTAGAAAGTGTCCGTACTCATGCGCAAAAGACCCCACACCCCCCGAATTAACAAAACGAACGGCTTTACTTTTTGGGTTTTTATATCGAGTGGCTTCATAGTAACGGGTCATGTTGATAATATGCGTACTAGGTTCGTAGTGTGCCACCGCTCCTCGTTGTCCTCTAGCTCCAAAGGCAACGCCCAACGTACCATCTAAGCCCAAATTATTAGCTTTAAACTTTAGAACTTTATTGAGATCATACAAACAAATTCCCAATCCTGCTAAATAATTAAAACGGTCTTCATTGGATACCCAGTTGCCAAACTGAAACCCTCTCAAATTAAATACCTTTTGGACATTGCGAACATCTTTAATTTTATGGAGAAAAACAGCAGGCAAAGAACCTTTTCTAAATTCTTTATAAATGGCTTGAAACCCTTTTCCACGCCACCAAGCCTCCATTTTGGAAACGCCTGTATCTGCCCCTCCTAAGGTATCGGTTATCTTAATAGCCATCTTATCTTTTTAGTTTTCCCAGTTTCTTAATGCGTTCTT
It includes:
- a CDS encoding LPD1 domain-containing protein; the encoded protein is MAIKITDTLGGADTGVSKMEAWWRGKGFQAIYKEFRKGSLPAVFLHKIKDVRNVQKVFNLRGFQFGNWVSNEDRFNYLAGLGICLYDLNKVLKFKANNLGLDGTLGVAFGARGQRGAVAHYEPSTHIINMTRYYEATRYKNPKSKAVRFVNSGGVGSFAHEYGHFLDYFFGSLVEPHNRYYSLSNGSSTNSTRIPYNKKTYPIRSAMEDILEVAYWNANKTESSTFIKRIKAFSNRSYYVERTEILARLFEQYIAYKLKRLGVANSYLTKTKYTREVYMTPTELKKVVPLFDQLFILMRTKF